The following proteins are encoded in a genomic region of Candidatus Omnitrophota bacterium:
- a CDS encoding SDR family oxidoreductase: protein MDKKILITGATGYVGGRLLAELEKAGSSIRCMARRPENLKSRAGSRVEVVPGDVLNPDSLFSALEGVHTAYYLVHSMGTSKGFEDLDRRGAGNFASVAQRSGLKRIIYLGGLAPLEKDLSAHLRSRHEVGEILRSSGVPVIEFQASVVIGSGSLSFEMIRSLVEKLPVMITPRWVSNLAQPIFIGDLLEYLKMALDKEGLEGQVFQIGGADKVSYRDLMLEYARQRGLRRHLIRVPVLSPKLSSLWLGLVTPLYARVGRKLIESIEHSTVVNDDRALQIFGIRPCGHADAIARALASEDAALAQTRWSDALSSSGPVKDWTGVRFGNRILDSRIAETELSSEQLFGAVRRIGGDTGWYFADWVWHLRGALDVLVGGVGLRRGRPHPEELRVGDTIDWWRVEQYEPGKRLRLQAEMKTPGRAWLQFEVKPELGGSKLLQTAIFDPLGLGGILYWYALYPIHYWVFGGMLRSIVAAARRAGGTGGLRNGSQ from the coding sequence ATGGATAAGAAGATTCTGATCACAGGGGCTACAGGATATGTGGGAGGGCGTCTTCTGGCCGAACTGGAGAAAGCGGGCAGCTCGATCCGCTGTATGGCACGGAGACCGGAGAATCTTAAGTCCCGGGCGGGTTCTCGAGTGGAAGTTGTACCCGGCGATGTCTTGAACCCCGACTCTCTCTTTTCTGCTCTAGAGGGCGTGCATACCGCCTATTACCTGGTTCATTCCATGGGCACATCCAAGGGATTTGAGGACTTGGACAGGCGGGGGGCCGGAAATTTCGCCAGTGTGGCTCAACGCTCAGGGCTCAAACGCATCATCTATTTGGGTGGCTTGGCTCCCTTGGAAAAAGATCTCTCGGCCCATTTGCGCAGCCGCCATGAGGTGGGTGAGATTTTGAGGAGTTCCGGAGTTCCGGTGATCGAGTTCCAGGCCTCCGTGGTCATCGGCTCCGGGAGTCTTTCCTTTGAGATGATCCGTTCCCTCGTGGAAAAGCTACCTGTGATGATCACCCCGCGGTGGGTTTCGAATCTTGCACAGCCCATATTTATCGGAGACTTGCTGGAATACCTGAAGATGGCTCTCGACAAGGAAGGTCTTGAGGGACAGGTTTTTCAGATTGGTGGTGCAGACAAAGTCTCTTACAGGGATTTGATGCTCGAGTACGCGCGACAGCGTGGGCTGCGGCGTCACCTAATTCGGGTGCCTGTTCTGAGCCCGAAATTGTCCAGCCTTTGGTTGGGTTTGGTCACGCCACTGTATGCCCGAGTGGGACGCAAGCTAATCGAGAGTATCGAGCACTCCACGGTTGTGAACGATGACCGGGCTCTTCAAATCTTTGGCATTCGCCCTTGTGGTCATGCGGACGCCATTGCCCGTGCGCTTGCCAGTGAGGACGCGGCTCTGGCGCAAACGCGCTGGTCGGATGCCTTGTCCTCTTCTGGGCCGGTGAAGGACTGGACAGGTGTACGATTCGGGAACCGTATTCTGGATAGCCGCATTGCAGAAACAGAGCTTTCATCTGAGCAGCTTTTTGGTGCAGTGAGGCGTATTGGGGGTGACACGGGTTGGTACTTTGCGGATTGGGTTTGGCATTTGCGCGGAGCTTTGGATGTCTTGGTGGGTGGAGTGGGACTGCGGCGTGGGCGACCCCATCCCGAAGAATTGCGTGTGGGAGATACGATTGATTGGTGGCGCGTGGAACAGTACGAGCCCGGAAAGCGATTGCGACTACAAGCTGAGATGAAGACTCCCGGGCGTGCGTGGCTGCAGTTTGAAGTGAAGCCAGAACTTGGAGGATCCAAGTTGCTTCAAACAGCCATTTTTGATCCTTTGGGATTGGGAGGAATCTTGTACTGGTACGCCCTGTACCCAATTCATTATTGGGTCTTTGGAGGGATGTTACGCTCTATTGTGGCAGCAGCGCGTCGTGCAGGAGGAACGGGAGGTCTTCGCAATGGATCCCAGTAA
- a CDS encoding glutathione peroxidase: MNPVQAAQTAYSYKVLDIEGKQVDLARYAGKVCLVVNTASKCGFTRQYASLEKLYQQFRDQGFEVLAFPANDFGNQEPGSDEEIKGFCSTRFGVSFPLFSKISVKGDQIHPLYAHLTQNSEFKGAIKWNFTKFLVDQEGRVVGRFSSMKDPLSKEVVEMIEALLQQGHA; the protein is encoded by the coding sequence ATGAACCCTGTTCAGGCAGCTCAAACTGCGTACTCTTACAAGGTGTTGGACATTGAAGGAAAGCAAGTGGATTTGGCCCGGTATGCGGGCAAGGTTTGTTTGGTTGTAAACACAGCGTCGAAGTGTGGCTTCACACGCCAATATGCCTCTCTGGAAAAGCTCTACCAGCAGTTCCGGGATCAGGGCTTTGAGGTGCTGGCTTTTCCAGCCAATGATTTCGGGAATCAGGAACCCGGATCTGATGAAGAGATCAAGGGCTTTTGCAGCACAAGATTTGGAGTGAGCTTTCCGCTCTTTTCCAAGATCAGCGTGAAGGGAGATCAAATACACCCTCTCTATGCCCACCTGACCCAAAACTCCGAGTTCAAAGGAGCCATCAAGTGGAATTTCACCAAGTTCCTTGTTGATCAGGAGGGCCGGGTTGTGGGCCGGTTCAGTTCTATGAAGGATCCTTTGAGTAAGGAGGTGGTGGAAATGATAGAGGCACTCTTACAACAAGGACATGCCTAA
- a CDS encoding PAS domain-containing protein, producing the protein MEKTRTLEADLLMQACDASSSAITVADASAPDMPLIYVNKTFEQITGYEAKEVLGVNCRFLQGKDREQPGVQEIAKALQSGKSCTVQLRNYRKDGTPFWNELSLAPVFGSKGDLTHYIGVQTDITKRVEAETELNRHRNHLERLVEERTRKLEEKNLALQEILSQIELEKKKIKDQVIENVDSVLMPLIHKLRSKLDAQDKKYTDVLQKNLEELTSTFGASITRKLYSLTPREIHICNMIRSGLSSKDMAQFFNVSLSTIENQRNTIRKKLGISKKKANLSSYLQSLSADTPLRSLHNT; encoded by the coding sequence ATGGAGAAGACAAGAACCCTGGAAGCAGATCTCTTGATGCAGGCCTGTGATGCAAGCTCCTCTGCGATTACGGTTGCGGATGCCTCTGCCCCGGATATGCCCCTTATCTACGTCAATAAAACCTTTGAACAAATCACAGGGTACGAGGCCAAGGAAGTATTGGGTGTCAATTGCCGCTTTCTGCAGGGAAAGGATCGTGAACAGCCGGGTGTGCAAGAGATCGCCAAGGCGTTGCAGAGTGGCAAATCCTGCACGGTTCAATTGCGCAACTACCGCAAGGATGGAACGCCTTTTTGGAATGAGCTGAGTCTGGCCCCAGTCTTCGGCTCAAAAGGCGATCTGACTCACTACATCGGAGTGCAGACGGATATCACAAAGAGGGTTGAGGCTGAAACCGAACTCAACCGCCACCGGAATCACTTGGAGCGTCTTGTCGAGGAAAGAACCCGCAAGCTCGAAGAAAAAAACCTTGCTTTGCAGGAAATCCTGAGTCAGATCGAACTTGAAAAGAAGAAGATCAAAGACCAGGTGATCGAGAATGTGGATTCTGTTCTCATGCCCCTAATTCACAAGCTGAGATCCAAGCTGGATGCTCAAGATAAGAAATACACCGACGTTCTTCAGAAGAATTTGGAGGAGCTGACCTCCACCTTTGGCGCCAGCATTACGCGCAAGCTCTACAGCCTGACTCCCCGGGAAATTCACATCTGCAACATGATTCGCAGTGGCCTCAGCAGCAAGGACATGGCGCAGTTTTTCAATGTTTCCCTCTCCACCATCGAGAATCAGCGCAACACCATTCGCAAGAAGCTGGGAATCTCTAAGAAAAAGGCCAATCTAAGCTCCTATCTCCAGTCTCTGAGCGCGGATACTCCGCTACGATCTTTACATAACACCTAA
- a CDS encoding type II toxin-antitoxin system HicA family toxin: MSHLPHLSGQEVIAALVKIGYTKDRQKGSHIVLRQDFSPYRRIVVPDHREIAKGTLRAIIRQAGLTVDVFKELL, from the coding sequence GTGAGCCATTTGCCGCATCTTTCCGGGCAGGAGGTAATCGCAGCCCTTGTCAAGATTGGCTACACCAAGGATAGACAGAAGGGTAGCCACATTGTCCTGCGGCAAGATTTTTCGCCTTATCGTCGTATTGTCGTTCCGGATCATCGAGAGATTGCGAAAGGTACACTGCGAGCCATCATCAGACAAGCCGGCCTGACGGTCGATGTGTTCAAGGAACTTCTGTGA
- a CDS encoding type II toxin-antitoxin system HicB family antitoxin, producing the protein MKYRVLIEIDEDGVFVAQVPALPGCVSQGRTRKEALMNAKEAVAVYMESLKAHDEPIPPSIDEEVIEVGL; encoded by the coding sequence ATGAAGTACCGGGTCCTTATCGAAATAGATGAAGATGGTGTGTTCGTCGCGCAGGTTCCTGCACTACCTGGCTGTGTGTCCCAGGGGCGCACAAGAAAAGAAGCCCTTATGAATGCTAAGGAAGCTGTGGCTGTCTATATGGAGAGTCTTAAGGCTCACGACGAACCCATTCCTCCCTCCATTGACGAAGAAGTCATTGAGGTAGGTTTGTGA
- a CDS encoding GNAT family N-acetyltransferase, whose amino-acid sequence MPPCPEKPKLHFRSAGPGDSARILRWSNEPSTRRASFSSHQITEEEHAQWFKKRLADEDSRLYVAESAQGQHVGLVRFVRSAPEHAEVGIVLDPAFRGKGLGGPLLQGGIERMRADWGPLEILADIKPENAGSLRLFEKAGFVRVGESEYAGQPCVRYVLSP is encoded by the coding sequence ATGCCGCCTTGTCCGGAAAAGCCCAAACTCCATTTTCGATCCGCAGGGCCGGGGGACAGCGCCCGGATTCTCAGGTGGTCCAATGAGCCCTCGACGCGCCGGGCCTCCTTTTCTTCGCATCAGATCACGGAAGAGGAGCACGCCCAGTGGTTTAAAAAGCGTCTGGCAGATGAGGATTCCAGGCTTTATGTGGCTGAGAGCGCTCAGGGACAGCACGTGGGCCTGGTGCGTTTTGTGCGCAGCGCTCCGGAGCACGCGGAAGTCGGGATTGTGCTGGATCCGGCTTTTAGGGGCAAGGGTCTGGGCGGGCCGCTGCTGCAGGGGGGTATTGAGAGGATGCGCGCGGATTGGGGGCCGCTGGAGATCCTGGCCGATATCAAGCCTGAGAACGCCGGCAGCTTGCGCTTGTTTGAGAAAGCGGGCTTTGTGCGGGTAGGGGAGTCTGAATACGCGGGCCAACCGTGCGTGCGGTATGTTTTGTCACCATAG